Proteins encoded in a region of the Populus alba chromosome 13, ASM523922v2, whole genome shotgun sequence genome:
- the LOC118042960 gene encoding prolyl 4-hydroxylase 1-like: protein MIVGAFFQLAFILKLEDSYGISNWDNDTEAAVLRIGYVKPEIISWSPRIIVLHDFLSSEECDYLRALAKLGFKFLLWWM from the exons ATGATCGTAG GTGCTTTCTTTCAATTAGCATTTATACTAAAGCTGGAAGACTCGTATG ggaTTTCTAATTGGGATAATGACACAGAAGCGGCAGTTTTACGAATTGGATAT GTCAAACCTGAAATTATCAGCTGGTCACCACGAATTATTGTActccatgattttttgagctcGGAG GAATGTGACTATCTTAGAGCCCTAGCTAAACTCGGCTTCAAATTTCTACTGTGGTGGATGTAA
- the LOC118033552 gene encoding protein ACCELERATED CELL DEATH 6 isoform X2, which yields MSSVGYEAINIDENSIPRDHMANAMIDSQLHECVRQDNTAAFKSRVEQHLTEKLVTPCGNTLLHVAVSYGSDNITSYLAQTFPSLITIQNSQKDTILHLAAREGKASHTIKSLAESNPSLMRKTNTKGNTPLHDAVIKGNKELAIFLVSKDPEVAYYNNKNGRSPLYLAVENGNKKEILDDLLKTEVSFPIESEDGDALPKGKSPVHAAIEQRKRDILEKLEKAKPELLCLPEEELGNSLHHASSAGFLEGVQFLLQKFLNGAYERNREGNYPIHLACKNDSVDVVKEFLKITPYPKEFLNEKGQNILHVAAENGQGNVVRYILENDQKIVEPLLNEMDEDGNTPLHLAARHGQSTAAFVLVRDKRVENLIVNNENFTPYDVAKQQSKMAVDQYNKTDEMLAKEREQFDSKNSIPADEIQIEVNSEDVKDGKKNSTTEKATASTGSQGKDKAVDSKHYKLLDYYGTHYGVDPLMGCSLPSL from the exons atgTCTAGCGTAGGCTACGAAGCAATAAACATTGATGAAAACTCGATTCCGAGAGATCACATGGCAAATGCAATGATAGATAGTCAGTTGCATGAGTGTGTGAGGCAGGACAATACTGCGGCCTTTAAAAGCCGTGTCGAGCAACATTTAACAGAGAAGCTAGTCACACCCTGCGGTAATACACTGCTTCACGTAGCTGTAAGCTATGGAAGTGACAATATTACATCTTATCTGGCTCAAACGTTTCCTTCTCTAATCACCATCCAAAACAGCCAGAAGGACACAATCCTTCATCTTGCTGCCAGAGAAGGAAAGGCCAGTCATACAATTAAATCTCTTGCGGAATCGAATCCGAGCTTGATGAGGAAGACAAATACAAAGGGAAACACTCCTTTGCATGATGCAGTGATCAAGGGCAACAAAGAACTTGCCATTTTCCTAGTTTCCAAAGATCCAGAAGTGGCCTATTACAACAACAAGAATGGTAGGTCTCCTTTATATCTGGCAGTTGAGAACGGCAATAAGAAAGAGATACTTGATGATCTCTTGAAAACAGAAGTTTCGTTCCCTATAGAAAGTGAAGATGGTGATGCCCTACCAAAAGGAAAGTCACCAGTTCATGCTGCCATCGAGCAACGTAAGAGAG atATATTGGAGAAACTTGAAAAAGCAAAGCCAGAGCTATTATGTCTCCCTGAAGAAGAGTTGGGAAATTCACTGCATCATGCATCATCCGCAGGTTTTCTGGAAGGAGTTCAGTTCCTTTTACAAAAGTTTCTCAATGGTGCTTATGAAAGGAACCGTGAAGGCAACTATCCTATCCATCTAGCATGCAAAAATGACTCTGTTGATGTAGTAAAGGAATTTCTGAAGATTACCCCATATCCTAAAGAATTCCTCAATGAAAAGGGGCAGAATATTCTTCATGTAGCGGCTGAAAATGGACAGGGCAATGTGGTAAGGTACATACTCGAAAACGATCAGAAGATCGTAGAACCACTGCTAAATGAGATGGATGAGGATGGGAATACACCTTTGCATTTGGCAGCACGACATGGTCAATCCACGGCTGCATTTGTTCTTGTGCGTGACAAACGCgttgaaaatttaattgttaACAACGAAAATTTTACACCATATGATGTTGCGAAACAACAATCTAAAATGGCTGTAGACCAATATAACAAAACAGATGAAATG CTTGCTAAGGAACGAGAGCAGTTTGATTCAAAGAACAGTATTCCTGCGGACGAGATCCAG ATCGAAGTTAATTCAGAAGATGTGAAGGATGGAAAGAAGAATTCTACAACAGAAAAGGCGACCGCTTCGACTGGTTCTCAAGGAAAG GACAAAGCAGTTGATTCAAAGCACTACAAGCTGCTTGATTATTATGGAACG CATTATGGGGTGGATCCACTTATGGGTTGTTCGCTGCCATCCTTATAG
- the LOC118033552 gene encoding protein ACCELERATED CELL DEATH 6 isoform X1 yields MSSVGYEAINIDENSIPRDHMANAMIDSQLHECVRQDNTAAFKSRVEQHLTEKLVTPCGNTLLHVAVSYGSDNITSYLAQTFPSLITIQNSQKDTILHLAAREGKASHTIKSLAESNPSLMRKTNTKGNTPLHDAVIKGNKELAIFLVSKDPEVAYYNNKNGRSPLYLAVENGNKKEILDDLLKTEVSFPIESEDGDALPKGKSPVHAAIEQRKRDILEKLEKAKPELLCLPEEELGNSLHHASSAGFLEGVQFLLQKFLNGAYERNREGNYPIHLACKNDSVDVVKEFLKITPYPKEFLNEKGQNILHVAAENGQGNVVRYILENDQKIVEPLLNEMDEDGNTPLHLAARHGQSTAAFVLVRDKRVENLIVNNENFTPYDVAKQQSKMAVDQYNKTDEMLAKEREQFDSKNSIPADEIQIEVNSEDVKDGKKNSTTEKATASTGSQGKDKAVDSKHYKLLDYYGTMTTLSILYFHARPEKSLYERFTSTQGKPPRKQEITIRIQNLLVVAVLVAGVTFAGAIQMPQQRDKNNALS; encoded by the exons atgTCTAGCGTAGGCTACGAAGCAATAAACATTGATGAAAACTCGATTCCGAGAGATCACATGGCAAATGCAATGATAGATAGTCAGTTGCATGAGTGTGTGAGGCAGGACAATACTGCGGCCTTTAAAAGCCGTGTCGAGCAACATTTAACAGAGAAGCTAGTCACACCCTGCGGTAATACACTGCTTCACGTAGCTGTAAGCTATGGAAGTGACAATATTACATCTTATCTGGCTCAAACGTTTCCTTCTCTAATCACCATCCAAAACAGCCAGAAGGACACAATCCTTCATCTTGCTGCCAGAGAAGGAAAGGCCAGTCATACAATTAAATCTCTTGCGGAATCGAATCCGAGCTTGATGAGGAAGACAAATACAAAGGGAAACACTCCTTTGCATGATGCAGTGATCAAGGGCAACAAAGAACTTGCCATTTTCCTAGTTTCCAAAGATCCAGAAGTGGCCTATTACAACAACAAGAATGGTAGGTCTCCTTTATATCTGGCAGTTGAGAACGGCAATAAGAAAGAGATACTTGATGATCTCTTGAAAACAGAAGTTTCGTTCCCTATAGAAAGTGAAGATGGTGATGCCCTACCAAAAGGAAAGTCACCAGTTCATGCTGCCATCGAGCAACGTAAGAGAG atATATTGGAGAAACTTGAAAAAGCAAAGCCAGAGCTATTATGTCTCCCTGAAGAAGAGTTGGGAAATTCACTGCATCATGCATCATCCGCAGGTTTTCTGGAAGGAGTTCAGTTCCTTTTACAAAAGTTTCTCAATGGTGCTTATGAAAGGAACCGTGAAGGCAACTATCCTATCCATCTAGCATGCAAAAATGACTCTGTTGATGTAGTAAAGGAATTTCTGAAGATTACCCCATATCCTAAAGAATTCCTCAATGAAAAGGGGCAGAATATTCTTCATGTAGCGGCTGAAAATGGACAGGGCAATGTGGTAAGGTACATACTCGAAAACGATCAGAAGATCGTAGAACCACTGCTAAATGAGATGGATGAGGATGGGAATACACCTTTGCATTTGGCAGCACGACATGGTCAATCCACGGCTGCATTTGTTCTTGTGCGTGACAAACGCgttgaaaatttaattgttaACAACGAAAATTTTACACCATATGATGTTGCGAAACAACAATCTAAAATGGCTGTAGACCAATATAACAAAACAGATGAAATG CTTGCTAAGGAACGAGAGCAGTTTGATTCAAAGAACAGTATTCCTGCGGACGAGATCCAG ATCGAAGTTAATTCAGAAGATGTGAAGGATGGAAAGAAGAATTCTACAACAGAAAAGGCGACCGCTTCGACTGGTTCTCAAGGAAAG GACAAAGCAGTTGATTCAAAGCACTACAAGCTGCTTGATTATTATGGAACG ATGACAACATTATCTATCTTATACTTCCATGCCCGCCCTGAGAAATCCCTATATGAGCGTTTCACTAGTACTCAAGGCAAGCCGCCAAGGAAACAGGAAATAACTATCAGGATACAGAATCTTCTTGTTGTAGCGGTGCTTGTTGCTGGTGTAACCTTTGCGGGTGCTATACAGATGCCACAACAAAGGGATAAAAATAACGCACTGAGTTGA